The sequence CCTCTAGGCAtaatttgtttcattttcttgaaagttcctAAAGCCTTTTTAAAAATCCATTTTTTTGTATTATCCTAGAATCATGGCATTTCATAAGACCAAATTTCGTAGAGCAATCCGATGAAACTAGTTCATATCCCTTTCTTGTCATTCCACATTTTCCATACATGTCCTATCAAATAAATTACTAATAtatcttttgatatttttaaaAGTCTAAAACTATATGCATGTACTACCTTCAAGCTAACCAGGTGGGTTATGACACAAAAATTCAATCAAAGCTATTTTCAaagtaatatttatttttataaaaataatattaattttactACAATTTCATCCACATTGAATTTTTAAAGTCTGATATGGATGTTAAAAATAGAAAGAACTCTACTTgaagtatttattatttatttggaaATGTATATATTATTTACTTTAAGACTTTAACACATATATAATTAAtcattatattaaatataatatatttactaaaaatatatttataaacttttttattaaaaaatataaaatgaaatgtttCAATGAATATCTGAAAAAtttcatatatattattataattttagtataaaatattttttattattttatttttaatatcaaattgtTTGAATTTTAACCAATAACTAGCATATctatcattttatatttttttcattgttccactttaaatttattatattatcatattgtaattcatattaaataattattacatTATGATATTgtcattaatattaaattattattaaaatattattatattatcttttaatgtattcttgttattatatttttataattctaTATGTCCATTAAACTCTTTACAAAATCCCCCCACCATGTTAATGGGGTTGGGTTGGTTAATCGCCCTTGCTATAAAGGAAGGATGTTAGATGGATTGCTCGTAATGTAGGCTAGATTAATATCAACTTTGATAGTGCCTCAAAGGGCAACCCAGGGCCAAGTGAGGCTAGGTGTATTGCACTAGATGAACATAGGAATACAATCATAAAAAGGATCTATATCTCTAGGAGATTCCACTAACAATGTGGTGGATTTTGGGGATGTAGTGATTAGTTTACAGATGGGTTTGGAGATAGGAGGTAGTAATATTCATCTCAAAAGGGACTCCCTTATAATTGTAAATGAAATTTCTCTCAACCATACTATGAATTGCAGACTCAATCACTggcttcatcttattaattatttgcTTGACAAGATCATGAAATTTAATGTTAGCCATGTCTATCAAGAAGGCAATGATGTGGTTGATAGATTGGAAAAAGAAGTGGCTAATAGGATGTGAAATGGAGGTGATGAGGTATCGAGAAGGTAAACTTGATTGGGACACTAGTACAAGAAAAATGATGCCACCCTTACACTCACCCAAAAGCCTATATAATATAAAGATTGTGGGATTAAGAATGACTAATGTAATCATTAGTAGGAGAGAGTTCTATCACCATTTAGACACATGAAAATAGTGCAAATGAGGAAGTACAATGAAAAGACACATGACATGCAAATGTATAGAGGAATGATAGGGGATGTCTTGTCATAAAAATTATGGCATGCAACACATTTATGGTAGGTTTATCCCTATGGTGGGGTGCCATAGACCTTTAGCAATAATGTGGAAGAGCACAAAATTTGTGCGGAACAACTAAAATATTACCATTTAAGGCAAGACACAAATTTGGAATGACGTGCTAGATGTCACAACATTATTGAGTTGCCAAAAGGTTCGTCATGGTGACATAGGGTGGGTCACAAGAAATAGGAGCGAGTAATGCTGGATGACTCATTGTGTTATGCATTTCATTAGTAGTCTAATGAGGTGAGAGAAATGGACAAGTAAATGTTTCTGAAATGAACAAAACAATAAATGTCCCTCCTAGGGGAGATCACAGAAGAATGAATGGGGGCCATGCTTTCTTCTATCTGCAAGATAATAACTCCTACAATTAAACCTGTGTTGGGGGAAGAATTTATTAATGCTTTCCATTGAGATAGGCTTAGTTCATAGATGCTACAACATTTTTTTAGCGGTATTATTATAGATGGGGGAGACCAAGGTCATGACCAGGAGACTATGTCAAATATTATTTAAGCATGCTTTTCTATAAGAAATTGAGATAGTTCTCAACAATGTGGATGACAACCTCCTCATTCCATTGTCTAGAAATAATACATGTCGAAGGGCCATGGTTAGGAAGTGAGGAAATTCCCCATTAGTTGTACCTTAGACCTGGTGATGCTAGAGACACGATAAGAAGTGATTGAGTGGAGCATTTGATTTCTACTTTGTTTGTCTAAAATCATTCTAGATCTAGAAGAAGGATGGGTTATGGAATACATGGAAGCAAAGGGGCTATTGTTGGAAGATGAGAGTGAGGATGGTGAGGAATGGGTTGTGGGACATAGGAAAGAATGGGTGGAGAATGACAACCATGACATTGAAGAAATTGTAAACAGTCCATCCAACAATGTGTGTGACATTGAGTGTTTGGTGGTGGCCAAAGAACTCATAGCAAAGCAAACAAGAGTAGAGGAAGAAGACTAATACCGGGTTATGGGTTCTACCATCTGGTttgcttttttgaaaaaaatgataaTATTTGTTTATATCTATTGTAGTTGTGACCATTTTCTATAGGGTGACAGATATAGAAAATGTATTATTTTTGGGCCCAATTTTTATCATGGAGGCTATTAAGGAATAGGAAAGGGAACATGAAAGGTCTACAACTGGGGGGTGAATGTATAATTTTTTGGTGCATCTTGATAGTGCTAATATTTATACATAATAGGAGGGATTAGAATAGTTTAGTAGTGGACACATAATAGATGATGTAACTACCATAGTTGCAATACCTTTTTGGAGATCAATATAATGAGTGTTGCCACCTATCAGACATTAACTTACAAAAAAAACTCTTCTTGACCATCTATTAAGactacattattattatattatcatatcattatatttttattttataaaaacattcattttcaattttccgtaattaataatattatttctaatttattattAAGCTGCcaatttattataatatatattaaaaacaatgtaaaaatatatttttgtttttatatatatttattaaaaaatttaatgtatgaatcttataataaaaataaaattaaaataaaaaattaataataaaatgatttaCTGCTTTTCAGAGATTTAAATGTCAAAAACATATCAAATTAAATGCAcgaaataaaggaacatttttCATACATATGTAAGACCCAAAAATCAAACAAACTTATATAGATGAAATATATAGCCAGTACGGTCAATGTTTTACTTATTCTTCAATCTCTGTTTTACTTATTCTTCAAAATATGATGTTGATCGCCCACATATTGCACTTCGACAGAGACAAAGCCACAGATATGAACTTAGTGCGAATGCAGATATGATCGATGGAAAAAGTAAGCTTGACGAAACGACTTCAACATAACtaaccacaaatttatacattcatAGAGTAGCAACAAACGTCCTTAATTTTATTTCTACCCTGAAAAGCTTTTATTTTAAAACCCAATAAACAAATATGCCATGTGCCTGCATTGAGAAGATGAATTCATCTTTAATTTCTACTCAGATCTTTTATTTCTTGGATTTGAACAAATTACACTAGTGTTTTAGCTATTCCTTTTTCTCGGATGCTGATAGTGAAGAAATCAAAGCACAAAGTACAAGAACGTAGCCGACATAATTTTGTAATGCCCAAACATTTTCACACATGATCGCCCACAGATTGCCAAATTGTCCATCCAAGCAAGTCACTCTACAGAAACGGAGAGAAGATGATGCAAGACTTCCATCTGGTGTTGAGGAAGGCAAGTGGACACAAGAATGCTTTTCCCCCCATCCTTTGCGCATGACAAAAACATGATTCGAATTTCGTTCATTGTTGCAATCTGCACATCCGAAGGTTTCCCCCATCCATAGTCGATCTCGTACAACGGAAATCTTGGAGAACTTACAGCGTTAGTTCCATATACCCACCCGGCTTCTGTAAGTAAATTTAGAATATCTCTGTCAGGAGATTCTATCCAATCGATCAGATAATTAATCTGCTCTTCAGAAGTGCAGGAATCGATGACTTGCTGGATAACACCCGCAGCAAAGGAGATGTCGGAATTGATCAGTTTTTTGGCCGTTGTCTGTGCCAAACCAGGAGATAAGCAATTTCCAAAATAAGTTGGAGGCAGTGGCGGCTTAACACGACCCCTGCAATCACACAGCACTCCGAAATAAACCGCTTCTTCCTGTGGCACCTCTCGAGCTCTCATCACACATCTCCAAAATTGTGCTGCCACAGCAACAAAAGAAGTCGAAGCCCCACTTCGCTGTTTCAAGTCTTGTATTGTGTCTTCTGTAAAGAAAAACGTTGAGTATATGACTTCCGTTTTCCTTTTAGGCTCCATCCATTTCTGGAGAGCCTCGGCGGGCTTTTCCACGTTGCCGCCACCAGTATTTTCTGAGACAAACTTAAAAACCTTGGCCCCTGAAATTCCATTGCTTATTACCTCGTGGGCTTTGTAATAAACGGAAGGACTCTGGTTATCTGGTTTGAAAACTGTTCTGGCGTGCTGAGGAGGTTTTGAAATGGGTATTCCTCTGCTACACTCTGCCCACGATGTCATGAAATGCCAAAACGAATTTCCATCTGCTAGAACGTGATGAAAGGTCGTTCCAATGCACAAACCACCTCCTTCAAATGTTGTAACGTGAAATACCCAACGTTCTTTAAGAAACAAAAAGGAAGGAAATTGATAAGGGTTTCACAAGTGATATTATTATAGAAAGTTGCTTAAATACCTGTATTGACAGAAGTGATCTATTGTGGTTTTCTTCTGCAAAGAGATTGATCTCGTGGACAAGCTTTGGGAAGAAGGGCTTACGCTTAAATCCATCTTTCTCCAAATCTTTGAAAGGTATATTAATTGACGCCTCTCTAAATTCCACACCTTCGTCGTTACAGTCAATCTCCGTTCTGCCAGATTCTCCTTTCTTCAACCGACCAGCCAGAGGATAAAAGTGCACTAAAACTGAGGAGAGGCTTTTCTTCATGCCCTGTATTAGTGAGGAGTATTCATTCAAAGGAGGGTGCGTGTAGAAGAAAAGGCGTTGAACGTTATTGATGGGTAACCAACAAAGATCAAGATTGGACAGGAACATAGTCTGCGCAGGGGTTCTTATGGCCGGTCTTACTATCACAGATGTTCCCCTCACTTTGACAACGATTTCTGCCATTACTGTAATTCAATTTACCGCTCTGAGTGTTAGCACAACAAGGTCTATATGTTATAATATGAGTCAATTGAAAGGTGTGCGTTGGCACAGGAGTAGTTAATATGCTGACATGTTAAGGTTTCGTGTTGCAATTTAATTggaatttagttttagttttattttattatttagagACAATATTTAAATGAACAGGCGAGTACGCTTCAACGCAAGGCTATGACTCGAAGTGAAAAGactttatattaataaatatagaATAATAGACACACAATGCAAGGTTTCCTATCTGAGTTGAATCAGTACTTGATTTTTAGTTTTATTCTAGAGTTTCAGCGACAAATTTCGTACATAATTATGGGCACGCGAATAGACTTTGATGCAAGACTTTCGATAAATAAGTATAGAATACCTACTATAGACGTTGCTTTACATTGAATAAGAATATTTAGAGGGATTTCAGaatatttcaattatttttatttatcgTTGATAAATAACTGTATTATATTTacgttttcttttatttctttagatTTGATAATATCTTTTTTATTATGGTTAATGTGATTAAAATATATGATAATGAGTGGAATCTaataaattaaatgtaaattttattaaatattatttgtttattatttatgtaaatatatttatatttaagttaaaaaaatgaTTGACTATTTAGAATATGTAACATTGTTATATTTAGCCTAGGAGAGAAGGGAACATTAAAGGTAGCACATTAAATAGATGTAGTAGTGAAAGGATTAAAGAAGGCAAATCACTAAGAGCAAACATAGAAAGGGAATTTGAACACCTTAGGATAGTCAAAAGGCACATTTAGATAAGAAACAGAAGACAGATGATAAAATgatttgagaaggaaagagatgTTGTTGGTAGGGAGGAAACATAGTAGGCATTTACCCATTGAGAACTAAGAGGCCTATTCAAGGACAAGGAAAACAGTGTGAAATGGTCTAGCCATGAGTGTGTGGTTGCAACAACTAAGAGAAAGAAGATATCCTTCCAATGCATGGGTGATGGGAAGTGAGTTAGTTGTGTAAGAAAGAGAATAATATATGTGGCTGCATTGAATTCGTGACTAGAAAATTCACATATAATGCAACTATGCAGATTTCACTTCATTATAAAATGCACTACCTATTATGTGGGAGTTATAAAGTAATTCATAACATGAAATTGAGTTTGTATTTGATCTATTTATAGTTTGAGGTTGTAGCCCAAATTTATGTAAATGAAAGAAGTTATAGAAGACTCCATTTGTCAAAGTGATTGTATATTTGTAgactaaataaataatttattttgcgATCTTATTTTGGAATTGtgaatttaatttgaatttagaaaGTCTTTGCTAGTGTTTTGTGTTTTTTGAGTTTTCAGTGTTTGAGATTGTGGAAAGAGGGGAAAGTTTTTCCCTCTTACattaattggtattagatcttgagATCTTGAGTGTGTAGATAGGTTGTTGAATGTTAGGAAATCTACACTAGGACTTATGGGTTGTAAGAGAGTGATGTGGTGAATTTGTCTCAAATATTGAAGAGTATTGTTGCAAGTGTGTGTGGAGACTTGAGCGATTGAGAGCTAGGAGGGACAAGCTATGAAAGAAGAGTTGAAAGTGTAAAGCAGTTGTGGAGAGCTCAAGAGAATCATTTTAGGTGCGTGAAGCCTTGATTGATTGAGAGTTGAAGCCATAAAGGTGAATGTTTAATGTGAGAAGTGATGGCGATTGCAACAAGTGAGAAGAGGATAAGGTAGGTCATGATGAGGCCATGAGGAGGCCatgatgatttcatttttggaATAATATTGGGAATAGATTTATGGGATGTAGAGAGTCTCACTGAAGAAGGATATTTGTAGCCTGAAGGTGAAAGAAGTGAGAAAAAACCATACaaatgaagaagttcaagagatgAGAAAATGGTCACAGTGGACTGCCTGTTCGCAACTGAAAGTTGAGAATGTGATTAAGGAAAAGATACCTCATAGGTTGAGGTAGTGAAATAGGAATAAATTTAGAATGTAGAACTTGTGGTAGAGGTTTATCCAGAACCTAATGAGGATGGCATAAAGATTGAAGAGTTGAATgaagaagaagacacaacaaagCTACCTAAGGAAGTTGCAATTATAGttagaagtgatgaagaagatcttgTCATAGTGAAAGAGGATGTTACAACAACTGAGGAGgtaattattttttctcttttttatgaaaaaagaaatttaaataggGATGAGCTAGTGCAAGTAGATATTGCATTTGAGCATGTAGAAGCTATagagaaaatgcaagtggatgcaGTTGCAATTTTGTATTAAGATATGGAGTGTGTGTGTGTAGAGCATTTTGAAGATGTTGCAGGACATTGGTGGATGTGGGTGGTTTGCGGTGGTAAAGATTCGATGAAGAAGGAAAGGAGACGAGATTGCCTTTTGTAGAGGAGGATAGTATATGGTGGATGTGAGTCCATGAGGGTAAAGCGGAGAATCATGCACATTTGGAGAAGAAGGATGGTATGTGTCCTAGATAAGTATTGGAAGAGGTGGAGGAAGATGTTGTCTTTGTCTACATCAATAATGAAGTTCACTATAGGTTGCTAGTACTTGAAAAAGTATTCCAACTACTCCATTCCATTTTTTGAATCTACTGACAAAATTTTTCCTACCCATCGTGCTTGGTATACGAGCACCAAGGGAAGTTGGCAATCGACACCACCCAAAAAGATATTTTAGTTTTGGCTCttttctcttttggtctctctttgCCACTCAAGCATTTGTATGATGTTATTTGGATATGTTACTTTAGTATCTCTTTGTCATTGGTTTTTTTTATGTATGAAAAAAGTGGAGGCATAGATAGGGCATATAAATTGTTTGGTATAATGCCTCAACAAAATATGATCTCACAAAGATCATATTTTTTAgttgataaatattttttttaaaactatttaaagtttgagaagagAGGAAACAGAGTATTGAAAACTTACCCACTATCATCTTTAATCATATAACCCAAGAGAAATGAAATGTAGCAGAACACATTCATCCACTTTTGAAGCATTTGTGAGGTATATCTACCTTTCTCTTGATGTTGAGAGAATGCATCAGCATAGATTCCTTTCCCTTGAGCGATCAATCTGAGGTCATAGGGGTCAATGTAATAGAAAATGGAAAATATTTTTGTGCTGGTTTTAAGCATGAAGGATAGCTCAGCCAGACACCAGGGGGATTGGGCATAGTTAGGAGAAAGAATGGCAATATGAAGGGATGCATCATGTATTGTTGCTTGTATCTCCACTAGTATCACATCGCCAGCCTCAAGCACCTCCACATTGAGAAATGTTGGCAATCATATGTGATGAAGTGTATGATAGGTCGTGCTGGCAAGTTTATGTTTCACAATGACTCCGAGATGGCTAATAAAAATTCGTATTGAAGCAATGAAGAAGATGCAGATGCAGATGCAATTGCATAGCTCAGTGCAATTTGATCAAAAGCATTTCCACTCTCCATAATATTGAATTGGTAGGAAAGGATGGGTGTGGACTTGGTTTCAAGGTTTAAGGCCTAAGAAAGCAGCCAAGCAAACAAGGAGAGAAGAATGACTTGAGTTGTGCAGATAGTTGAGACTTTATAATTTATTTGTTTTTCGACAAGCATGAAAGGCTTGATTTCAAAACCACATGATAAGCTCAAGAAACGAATCTAAAGTCGTCTGGCTTGCAAACAATTATAATATGCATATTAAAATCTCAAAACAGCTTTCATCGAACTTTCTTTACGAAATCATCTGGCTTGCGAACAATTTTAATATGCATATTGAATCTTTATTTTTCTCCACACCCATTTAGTATAATTGAGTATTTTAACCAAATTTGTAAAGATGATTAGAAAACTTCTTAAGGAATCTTTTGTTTGtcaaacattcctactttttcaagtgatGGGCTTCAGAATAgttttatttgtgtttttatttttttatttttaatgaaatctattgggtttatttattattttaaaagaaaaataaattgtaGAGTACCAAAAAAACTCATGATTGGAGATCATTAAATGAATGTTTGATCATAGAAAGGCCATTCTTCAAGAAATTCCGATCATAGAAATAGTTTACAAAATTTTATGTGAaaatagtttacaaaattttcagaaTTATTTTGGTGATAatgaaattttaaatttctttaagggataaattttaaatttgaacatTTCATGCGATAAACTACTCAGTAGAGAATTTTCATATATCTATTTTGTGGTTCTTGGACATACTTTATTTATTAATGAATTTGCACAACTTCAAGTTGAAAATTTATGATTTCCTATTTGATATTTCTTTTAATAATTGTGGTGGCTAGAATATGTGGTTTATGTTGCTATTTGTTTGATGTGTTGATGTCCTCTATCATGCTCAAATATTAGAGAGTATATAATAGAGAATATATCAATATTTAACTTGTATTAGTATCTTGATTGAATAAAATTCTTTCTCTTGTAGATCTATAGAAATCATTATACATTACATAAAATGATAGATGTAGAGTGACATGCATTTTGGTGTGAATGTTTAATGTTGTGAAATGCATTGCATGGATGGTCATGAGATGATGTAAAATATCTACGTGGTTAATACTGAGTTGAGTGTGATTGTATattgacttcaatatattggtATTTCAGGAATAAGTATGAGTCTTTGCATAAATAGAAGGTCAACTGTGTAAGTTTTTGTGTTATTAGGCATCATGTGATGAGATAGGAATAATGCCTAGGTCACATAATTAACTAGATGGATCTAGTAACCTTTCAggtgattttttattttgtatggATGATCTATGAACACACCTATAGTACCACATGCAAACAGATATGAATAATTTATTCTTTACTATTTAATCAGTTTTGGTTGATATATGATCAAGTTGCGATCTAGATTAATGCTATACTTAGTTGAATGATTATGATGTTATATGATCATCTTTACATTAAAATATTGTAAATCAAAATTATCCTTCCACAAGGTGACGATACTTGTGAATGATCTAAAATTAGTGCTAGCATGTTAGATATAAACACAATTCTAGGAATGTGGATGAGGAACCAAGCAACTTGGTCAAGTCAATCAATTATGAAGGTATGGCACATATAGGTATGTAtgaaatgaagaatttaatcttcGTGTGATATTGCCTAAGATAGATGGATTCACATATTATGAATGTTATAATATACATTGATATGATAAGTTTGATTGAATGAATCAAGTTGGGAAGCTGAGTAAGATAGTGATTTCAAAATTTGCAAATAGGTCGAATCTAAAAGTTCCATAACAATAAGTTATATGTTAAATGAGTCTATTGATATTAGGATGGCCTTACGAGCATCTTGGAACTATCTAATTAAGATTTTGTATAACGATTCCTTTCTTGTAGATACTTCCAATGTTGAATCTATGAAAAAGCATGCAATAGTCAATACCATTTCTTATGAGTTTGGACATATAATGTTTAAACATTGAGTTAAGTAAACATTACTTAGACAAGAAGGAATATTTCAAAAAATGttcaatttaattttgatttatgggTGCTAACATGGACTAATTTCAAATTATTGTTTTTATAAGTTTGATATCTAGGTTGAAACATCGCGAGGGAGTGAACATTGTTAGAGAGGGGGGAACCTAGCTTTGTGAAACTAAAGGGAATTGATGGAATACACACACACATTTAGGATTTGTCATTGGAAATGACTACTTTGATGAATATGCATGCTTCCCTTGTCATAAATGTTTGCCAAAATAAAAGTAATAATGTCTTCAATTAATGGTAGTGCTAACCATGTCTGTTATGAATCTTGTTAGCCTTGTTTTTGGTATGATGATAGATTTTGATTGGTGCATTAGAACAATGCATATTTTTAGGGAAAAGTATGGCATAACCTTAATTGTATTATTTATTCCCTTTGATGATTGATTATATAgaaattgtaaaatgttttttttatttatttatctcacATGATTTGAAAGATAAAGATAATTGCATGGATagagtttgataaaaaaaattattttattgtctTCAATTATAAACTCTTAGTGGAATTCATTTAAGATAGGGTTATATTGGCATTCTTCGAAAGAATACTAATTTTAGATAAATTGAgtaggaaaaggtggaaggagtaAGTTAATaaggattttttttattattgattttGCATGTTAGTTATGGGGATGTCAAGATCATTTTGATAGGAAATTAATGGAAGGGATAGAAATTAAATACCATGATGCCTAGAGGAAGTTCTTTTACTATAAGTTGAATTAATctctttcaaattttattttagatcaaatttggtagcatgtgTAGGTGTAGAAGTTTAATATATCTAGTGGGAAAAGAGTAAAATTATGGGAGAGACATTAATTTGGAACAAATTAAAAAATAGATTCTCCAAATTTTAGATCAGAAAGTCATTTCAAAAAGTAGGAAGCTCGGCAACCTTGATGCAAAGAAGATGATTAATTATGGGAAGAAGAAGGTAGACCATGGGAAAATAAATATGTAGtgttataaatatttttaattactaGGTATGTCTTATAGAACTTTAATTATTTCTTCATTAATTTATTAAGGAAGATGTCTACAACATATACGGATTGGTCTCCTTTTTTGTATCACACTTTGTGTTTGTTGTTCTACCATGTATCTTCAATTCAATTGCATATTTTGAGTTTTTCTCTCCCACTTATAATAATCTATTTATTTTGCATGCCTTGCTATGCTTCTACTTTTTGCATGTATTATAAATAGAGCAATTGCTATTATTAGTTGCACAAAACCTACAACTGCAACATCCATGAATCCATATTTTCTTTGTTTCCTCACAAATTATTAATTTATCCACATTTACATGAATTATTCAAGCATATCTCTAAATATATTTTGACCATAACCAATAATGCATTTTTGTATTGCATATTGAATGCACTGTATATGATATCATCTTGCTTGTAGATATCTTACATGTGCCTCCATAAGTAGCTTTAGacttgaaaagtatgatttgtTTTTTccaatcttattaatttattaatatggaGGTCCTTACATAGAAAGTGAAATATTTGTTGAAAAGGTTGATTTCAATGTCTAACATAAGCCAAAAAATTGGCACACACTAATTTGGATTATCATTTTTCCACTATTATATTCTTTACTATCTTTGAATAAATGTTCCTATCAATTTGAATAATATTTGCTGTTTCCCATTAGTCTTTTCATTTAAGGGTTAATCTAGACCCTTGACTACTTCTTCTTTGGTCCTCATTCATTATTTCTTATGCAACTACTCCTTAGGTATAACACTACACCTTATTCTTTGCATATTTTGTTCAATTAGACACTTGACTTTTCCTATGTCCTCCTTGCTCCTTAATCTTACCTTCATTCCATATTAATTCCTTACTTATATCTTTGTTGTGGGAAGTTTTTTTTTACCTTGTTTTGTGCCTACATCACCAATACTCATTGGtgataatcaaagaacaaaataaatatatacatgttTCATTGATTATTTATCTTTAATGATATAGCTAAACAACCTATGTAGTATTTAGAGGGTATTACAGAGTAATGTTGTTTGGttgtggttgatgaaagattgaaatatttattattttttgtccCACAAATAAATTATTGTCATTTATATTAGCAAACTCATAGTCACAAATTACTTAATTAAAAATATGATTGAAACATAACAATATTGTAATCATTTAAATGGTCAATCATTTTATTAATTTAAGAAATAATTACATTCATATTTATACTAaacaaataatattatattaaatttgtatttaatttcttaaattccaataactactatttttttttaattgtattaaacataaaaaatgcatattattaaatatatattaatatattccaAAGCAATATGTATATTCTATCCTTttacatcaatatatatatatatatatatatatatatatatatatatatatatatatatatatatatatatatatatatattattatatatttatttatagcaAGTCTTGTATCGAAGTCTATTCATGTGTACATGGCTGCGTATGCATTTTGTCCTTAAAACTCTAAAATAAAACTAGAAATCAAATAGCAGTTGAGAACGAAATATTGCATTTTATTTTTTGTGTGACAACATCTTGAGCAATCATGTTGCAAGAAGCTAATGATATTATACCTAGATTTATTAATAAAAAGTCTTTAAACTGATCACAGCCTTACATTGAGTGTAATGGCCGCATGAACATGGCAACGTTTGAATTTTGTCcctaaacaataaaataaaactaaaaaacatATACCAATTTAACTGCAACAAGAAAAACTTGCCCTTTTCTTTATGCGTG is a genomic window of Cryptomeria japonica chromosome 7, Sugi_1.0, whole genome shotgun sequence containing:
- the LOC131045431 gene encoding hydroxycinnamoyltransferase-like, which translates into the protein MAEIVVKVRGTSVIVRPAIRTPAQTMFLSNLDLCWLPINNVQRLFFYTHPPLNEYSSLIQGMKKSLSSVLVHFYPLAGRLKKGESGRTEIDCNDEGVEFREASINIPFKDLEKDGFKQRWVFHVTTFEGGGLCIGTTFHHVLADGNSFWHFMTSWAECSRGIPISKPPQHARTVFKPDNQSPSVYYKAHEVISNGISGAKVFKFVSENTGGGNVEKPAEALQKWMEPKRKTEVIYSTFFFTEDTIQDLKQRSGASTSFVAVAAQFWRCVMRAREVPQEEAVYFGVLCDCRGRVKPPLPPTYFGNCLSPGLAQTTAKKLINSDISFAAGVIQQVIDSCTSEEQINYLIDWIESPDRDILNLLTEAGWVYGTNAVSSPRFPLYEIDYGWGKPSDVQIATMNEIRIMFLSCAKDGGKSILVSTCLPQHQMEVLHHLLSVSVE